The following proteins are encoded in a genomic region of Oncorhynchus keta strain PuntledgeMale-10-30-2019 chromosome 6, Oket_V2, whole genome shotgun sequence:
- the LOC118374876 gene encoding voltage-gated potassium channel subunit beta-3, with the protein MQVSFACTEHNLKSRSEDRLCGLRTAPPPGGSSGGSGGGSSQGGNGNYNTQGSAKSREQSGSRPVPQGHAHMKEAIGRHSSMKYRNLGKSGLRVSCLGLGTWVTFGSQISDEMAENLMTIAYEAGVNLFDTAEVYASGRAEITLGNIVKKKRWRRSSYVVTTKIYWGGQAETERGLSRKHIIEGLRGSLSRLQLDYVDIVFANRNDVNSPMEEIVRAMTFVINQGMAMYWGTSRWSAMEIMEAYSVARQFNLIPPVCEQAEYHYFQRDKVEVQLPELYHKIGVGAMTWSPLACGLITGKYSEGVPDISRANMKGYQWLKERVNSEEGHNQLAKIKELHLMADRLGCTAAQLAIAWCLRSEGVSSVLMGVSNTDQLVENLGALRLISQMTPQTVAEIDSLLGNKPHSKKESRA; encoded by the exons ATGCAGGTCTCTTTTGCCTGCACGGAGCACAACCTGAAGAGCCGCAGTGAGGACCGGCTTTGTGGTCTTCGCACTGCGCCACCCCCTGGGGGAAGCAGTGGGGGAAGTGGTGGAGGGAGCAGCCAAGGGGGTAATGGCAACTACAACACCCAGGGCTCAGCCAAGTCCAGGGAGCAGTCAGGGTCCCGCCCGGTCCCCCAGGGCCATGCCCACATGAAGGAGGCAATAGGGCGCCACAGCAGTATGAAATACAG GAACCTGGGGAAGTCTGGTCTGCGTGTGTCCTGCTTAGGGCTGG GCACCTGGGTGACATTTGGATCACAGATATCTGACGAG ATGGCTGAGAACCTGATGACCATTGCCTATGAGGCCGGGGTGAACCTCTTTGACACAGCAGAGGTGTATGCCTCCGGCAG GGCTGAAATCACCCTAGGGAACATTGTCAAGAAGAAAAGATGGAG GCGTTCTAGTTATGTTGTGACAACCAAGATCTATTGGGGAGGGCA GGCAGAGACAGAAAGGGGACTCTCCAGAAAGCACATCATTGAAG GTTTGAGAGGATCCCTGTCCAGACTCCAGTTAGATTATGTGGACATTGTCTTTGCCAACCGGAATGATGTCAACAGCCCTATGGAAG AGATTGTCCGGGCCATGACCTTTGTAATAAATCAGGGCATGGCAATGTACTGGGGCACCTCTCGCTGGAGTGCCATGGAGATCATG GAGGCGTACTCAGTGGCGCGTCAGTTCAACCTGATCCCACCTGTATGTGAGCAGGCTGAGTATCACTACTTCCAGAGGGACAAGGTGGAGGTGCAGCTCCCTGAACTCTACCACAAGATAG GTGTAGGGGCAATGACCTGGTCCCCCCTTGCATGTGGACTGATCACAGGGAAGTACAGTGAGGGTGTACCTGACATCTCCAGGGCTAATATGAAA GGTTACCAGTGGCTGAAGGAGCGTGTCAACAGTGAGGAGGGACACAACCAGCTGGCCAAGATTAAAGAGCTCCACCTAATGGCCGACAGACTGGGCTGCACCGCCGCACAGCTAGCCATCg cctGGTGTCTGCGCAGTGAGGGAGTGAGCTCAGTGCTGATGGGTGTCTCCAACACTGACCAGCTGGTGGAAAACCTGGGTGCCCTTAGG CTTATTTCACAGATGACTCCTCAGACCGTGGCTGAGATTGACTCACTCTTGGGAAACAAGCCCCACTCTAAGAAAGAGTCGCGAGCATGA
- the spag7 gene encoding sperm-associated antigen 7 homolog has protein sequence MILNIMLPVVIIQSKMADLLGSILSSMEKPPTVGDKESRRKAREQAARMKKMQEDEKKKKAEFRKRMEKEVSEFIQDTKQQKRKYNPMGKIERSILHDVAEVAGLASFSFGEDEESRYVMIFKKEFAPSDDELEAYRKGEEWDPQKAEYRRRLKEQAALEEETTGKTQKRAASPSSNYRDKYSHLIGTSSAKDAAHTLEANQAYGMVPVANKRDTRSIEQAMNEIRAKKRQKTGDEDTGAGSTSTS, from the exons ATGATTTTAAACATCATGCTTCCGGTAGTGATCATTCAGTCCAAAATGGCGGACCTCCTGGGCTCAATTTTGAGTTCGATGGAAAAACCTCCCACAGTTGGAGACAAGGAGAGCCGACGAAAGGCCCGAG AACAGGCAGCAAGAATGAAGAAGATGCAGGAGGATGAGAAGAAAAAGAAAGCCGAGTTCAGGAAAAGG ATGGAGAAAGAGGTGTCCGAATTCATTCAAGACACTAAGCAACAGAAGAGGAAGTACAATCCCATGGGAAAGATTGAAAGGAGCATATT GCATGATGTAGCAGAAGTTGCTGGTCTGGCATCGTTTTCTTTCGGAGAGGATGAGGAAAGCAGATACGTCATGATTTTTAAGAAG GAGTTTGCTCCATCAGACGACGAGCTGGAGGCTTATcggaaaggagaggagtgggacCCCCAAAAAGCTGAATACCGCCGCAGACTTAAA GAGCAGGCTGCGTTAGAAGAGGAGACCACCGGTAAGACACAGAAGAGGGCAGCGTCTCCCAGCTCCAATTACCGTGACAAGTACAGCCATCTGATCGGCACCTCTTCTGCTAAGGATGCAGCACATACGCTAGAGGCCAACCAGGCATATGGCATGG taCCTGTGGCCAACAAAAGGGACACCCGCTCCATAGAGCAGGCCATGAATGAGATTCGGGCCAAGAAACGTCAGAAGACAGGAGATGAAGACACCGGGGCAGGGAGCACCTCCACCTCTTGA
- the LOC118374869 gene encoding chordin-like protein 2: protein MKHIFLLISICLFVGCASDVIRARKVSAVFCSFKEKTYSPGDSWHPYLEPFGFMFCMRCSCTETGHVKCNTIKCPTLRCDNPVTDSQQCCPRCTDEPRIPAGLRAPVKSCRYNGTFYQPGETFANHDLFPSRQTNQCVMCTCSNGNIFCALKTCQPLTCSSPVSFPDTCCLVCKDGGINGYSSVEDVGQQLNRGVRHSVDQCAGEQFRGRSVRSTPSTVRGTPRGLSLPKLHFKGAAETTVNFLLQKKHQKACQYSGNTYSHGDVWHPVLGKVLECILCTCKDGIQDCKRLSCPSQYPCQHPVKTVGKCCKICPEHNAESNRTDCYMNLGHDNNNLLVYKVKPSSKVHTEDTVRIIAIERQGTAEVEVQVWKTVGEVLQLMETGEVLKKDLLDNPDNYTLLATLDEETWKRFKDEEDNQKEFPKTRTCEDGIREVVKFLYPDQLESLCSS, encoded by the exons ATGAAGCATATATTCTTATTAATTAGCATCTGTTTGTTCGTTGGTTGTGCTTCGGATGTTATAAGAGCAAGAAAAG TGTCTGCAGTGTTCTGTTCTTTCAAGGAGAAAACATACAGTCCTGGAGACAGCTGGCATCCTTATCTGGAACCCTTTGGTTTCATGTTTTGTATGCGCTGTTCCTGCACTGAG ACAGGCCATGTGAAATGTAACACAATTAAGTGTCCTACTCTGCGGTGTGACAACCCAGTGACTGACTCTCAGCAGTGCTGCCCTCGCTGTACAG ATGAGCCTAGGATCCCAGCAGGCTTGAGAGCCCCAGTGAAGTCCTGCAGGTATAATGGAACTTTCTACCAACCAGGGGAGACCTTTGCCAACCATGACCTCTTCCCATCTCGACAAACCAACCAGTGTGTCATGTGCACATGTTCA AATGGAAATATTTTCTGTGCTCTGAAAACTTGCCAGCCGCTGACCTGCTCCTCACCAGTCTCATTCCCAGATACCTGCTGTCTGGTGTGCAAAG ATGGTGGCATTAATGGGTACTCATCGGTGGAGGATGTAGGCCAACAGCTGAACCGAGGCGTT AGGCATTCAGTGGACCAGTGTGCTGGAGAGCAGTTCCGAGGGCGGTCTGTCCGCTCTACTCCATCCACTGTCAGGGGTACTCCCAGAGGCCTGAGCCTGCCCAAGCTCCACTTCAAAGGTGCTGCAGAGACCACTGTGAATTTCCTGCTGCAGAAAAAGCACCAGAAGG CATGTCAGTACAGCGGCAACACCTACTCTCATGGTGATGTGTGGCACCCGGTCCTGGGGAAGGTCCTGGAGTGCATTTTGTGCACCTGTAAGGATGGCATACAGGACTGCAAACGCCTCTCATGTCCCAGCCAGTATCCATGCCAACATCCCGTTAAAACCGTGGGGAAATGCTGCAAGATTTGTCCAG AACATAATGCTGAGAGCAACAGGACTGACTGTTACATGAATCTTGGACATGACAATAACAACCTCTTGGTGTACAAAGTTAAGCCATCGTCAAAGGTTCACACAGAGGACACAGTTAGGATAATTGCTATTGAAAGACAAGGGACTGCTGAAGTTGAAGTGCAAGTATGGAAGACAGTAGGAG AAGTTTTACAATTAATGGAAACTGGGGAAGTTCTGAAGAAAGATCTTCTAGATAATCCAGATAACTACACTTTACTGGCGACATTGGATGAAG AGACTTGGAAAAGATTCAAGGATGAAGAAGACAACCAAAAGGAATTTCCCAAGACCAGGACCTGTGAGGATGGTATCAGGGAGGTAGTGAAGTTCTTGTACCCAGACCAGCTAGAAAGCCTGTGCTCTTCTTAA